CGGCGTAGCGGTGGCCGCTGGATTTGATGGTGCGGCGCTGGGTGGGGTAGTCGACGTGGACGAGGCCGAACCGCTTGTCGTAGCCGTACGCCCACTCGAAGTTGTCCAGCAGGGACCAGGCGAAGTACCCGGCCAGCGGGGCGCCCTGGGCGGCGGCGCGGGCGCAGGCGGCGAGGTGGGACTCCAGGTACGCGGTGCGCTCGGGGTCGTGGACGGTGCCGTCGGGGGCGACGGTGTCGTGGTAGGCGGCGCCGTTCTCGGTGACGTAGAGGCGGCGGACGCCGTACTCGCGGGTGAGGCGGAGCAGGAGTTCCTCGATGCCGGGGGCGTGCACCTCCCAGGGCATGGCGGTGTGCTCGGGGTTGGGTCCGGGCAGCTGGCGGAAGTGCGGGGCGGGTCCGGTGGGGTCGTCGGCGACGATCTGGCGGAAGTAGTAGTTGAGGCCCATCCAGTCGAGCGGGGCGGAGATCAGCTCCAGGTCGCCGTCCCGGACGGGGAGGTCGACGCCGTAGACGGCGAGCATGTCCTCGGGGTAGCCGCGGCCGAGGACGGGGTCGAGCCACCAGCGGTTGATGTGGCCGTCCGCGCGGCGGGCGGCGGCGAGGTCGGCGGCGGAGCGGGTGGCGGGTTCGATGGTGCTGAGGTTGTTGACGATGCCGATCCGGGCGCCGGGGACGGCGGCGCGCAGGGCGTGGACGGCGAGGCCGTGGCCGAGGTGCAGGTGGTAGGAGGCGCGGACGGCGGCGGTGAGGTCGCGCGTGCCGGGGGCCATGGCGCCGTCGAGGTGGCCGATCCAGGCGGAGCAGAGCGGTTCGTTGAGGGTGGCCCAGTCGGTGACCCGGTCGCCGAG
The window above is part of the Kitasatospora sp. HUAS MG31 genome. Proteins encoded here:
- a CDS encoding GH1 family beta-glucosidase — its product is MNDLSALPDDFLWGAATAAYQIEGSADADGRAPSIWDTFSHTPGNVDGGDTGDTACDHYRRWPEDLGLMRTLGLDAYRFSIAWPRVVPLADGRVNPAGLDFYDRLVDALLDAGIRPFPTLYHWDLPQAQQDRGGWPERATAERFAEYAAQVAARLGDRVTDWATLNEPLCSAWIGHLDGAMAPGTRDLTAAVRASYHLHLGHGLAVHALRAAVPGARIGIVNNLSTIEPATRSAADLAAARRADGHINRWWLDPVLGRGYPEDMLAVYGVDLPVRDGDLELISAPLDWMGLNYYFRQIVADDPTGPAPHFRQLPGPNPEHTAMPWEVHAPGIEELLLRLTREYGVRRLYVTENGAAYHDTVAPDGTVHDPERTAYLESHLAACARAAAQGAPLAGYFAWSLLDNFEWAYGYDKRFGLVHVDYPTQRRTIKSSGHRYAALIAAHHTRTPQPVA